Within the Mugil cephalus isolate CIBA_MC_2020 chromosome 1, CIBA_Mcephalus_1.1, whole genome shotgun sequence genome, the region CATGGAAACCTTGTCACTTTAAATCAGGCTGCGTAAAAAATATAAGGACTCTGTTGAGTTACACGTTATTTCAAGCGACTAGGCAAGCGATCTTGGCTGTTATCGTTTTCGCTCCTTCCTCCCCAGGAATAGACCGGGTTTAGTCTGTAATTTTCCATAAATAAGTTATTGCAGCTGTAAGTGTTGAATGTGAGTCTAAAGTGGGACCTAAGAGAGGCTTTGTCGTCCCGGACAAGATGTGTACATGTGCCAATAAGTAACAAATCGTAAAACGGGACATATTTTCTATAGAAACCGTGCTAACCTAGCACTGCGTTAGCTAACCTCGACGTTAGCATTACAGCTGAACTCTCGCTCCGCGGGTTTAGCTCGCGTTATTTAGCCATACTCGATATCCGGTCGTAGTTAGCTTAAACGTATACACGAATACATTTAATTAGTGCAGAATAACGTTGACACGACTAAGGTCTTTCAGTGAGTTCAGTACGCGTTAATTCGGACTCACTTGGTAGCTGAAGCTATTTGACGGTAGCTCGCCAACTTTCTtgaggctaacgttagctttaGCCACATTGTTGGCCCATAGGAGTCGTTAACGTGGAGCCGCGTTATGGGCTCTTACAACAACAAGATCCGTTGATAACACGAAGTACAGAAAGAATGACAACCTTTTAAAGAAAGTATATTGGTCGTTTCATTATTTACCCCACTATCGCTAGCTTCCTCCCAACTTTCAGCGACCTCCTCATCCATGTTTCATTTTGCTCAGACAGACACGctgtggagctggtggtggCTCCTACGGATCCGCCTCTCGGCTGTCTGCAGACTGTGACATCAGTCTGACGGGGTTCCCCGGAGTCTGAGGCCTCCTGCCCCGCCCCCACGGAGCATCGAGAAAACCTCCACGGCTACTGCATCAACCCATCaaacaatacacaataaaaacggAGACAAGTACGTGCGTTTTATATAAGTATAAGAGGAAATGTGATTAACAGAGGTATACTTGGATTGGGATTGCTTGCTTTGCTGAGACCCTCACTCTCTGTTTCACAAACTCTCAAAAATGTGATTATTATGACATTTCGGAGACTTTTATAAAGACTAATGTTATCCAAACAAACATGAATATCaaaatttgcatttctttttgagAACAAGAAACTCAACAAGACAAAGTATAGCCCACCTGTTTTAAAGTCCGTTTTGTGCCACAATTTTCCTTCATATACGTAACAACACAAGTGGTTACTGTTGAggtgaaaaaaatgtaaaaataatgcCAAGTATAAGGACCACACCTGCTGTTCTGGTCAGAATAGGTTCAGACTCAGTTTGGAACACAATTCTGACATCTGCACCAAGTCCTGCACACAGTAAGAACTTGTAAAGCATCGCAATGAATGCCGCTTCCGTTGCTTTTTTGCTGTTGGAACTatattttttcatcattatCGTAGTTCTGATAAGAAACATGATTGCatgctctccctgtgtctgtgtgggttctttCCTTCCCCCCATCGTCCAAAGATGTGCTTGTTAGACACATTGATGATTCTAAATGTGACATAAgtgtgagtatgaatggttgtctgtctctgtgtgtcaccccttgtgatagactggcaacctgtccagggtgtttcctgcctctcgcccaatgacagctggaataggctgCTATTATCAGTTCTTTATACATAGCTAAAAGTTTTGACATCTTCAGTAGGCACCATGTTATAGACAAAGAATTGGGACATTATAAGAGCCTGAAAGCTGTAATGCTAATAGTAATACTATTGACATAACAGCTTTCAGGCCCTTCTTCCAGTATCAACTTTATCAGTAACACCCATTGTACAATTAAAACTGATAGTAAAttcattttcaaagaaaaaaaaaacaaacattaaatttGGTATTTTTTTGACTGCTAATACTTTTGTAATACgttattttcattcattgttcAGAGtttcatcacagaaaaaaagtcttgcATTAACTATGTAGAAATGGTTCAAATGTTACTTGAAGATCAGTTAACAGTTAAAGAACTGCTGCAGTCTTTGAAACTGctaaacaataacacaaactaTTTGAAGCCCCAGACCTATTGAAACTATTGTGGTTCTATTGAAACCAAAGCTGTATTATTACAAAGGTGTTACAAATGTAGTATAAGGAATTTCTGTctaataaacacaatgaaatcaGTGTTGCATCAGTGAAGAAAATGGCTGCCCAGAATTCACCCAAGCTGATTAGACatggtttttaattttcagaCAGCTGTGCCTGAAAAATCAGATTGAATGGCCCTAATGATCTTATACAACCAAgaaaagattattttaaatgcacaatTTATCCTGAATgtctcttccctctttcctgGTCTTCACTATGAGCACCGATGGATGTAGTATCCCGTCACGTATCCTATGATGTAAATAGACACCAGTGCAGCTACAGCTCCTGCTGCCTTCATTATTGTTCCAGTGCTGCCAACAAACACTCTGTTATAGATCCTGTAATTGTGTGAGAGAAAGGTAGTCAGGGTCACATGAAGCACTTCTAAGTCCACTGTCACTCCCACATTATTTTATAACCTGGTTTTAACATACTGTCAATTTGGTTCTGGTCTTGTAAAGCTTATGAGTACCATGTAGTTGTAACTCACCCATATCTAGCTCTATGGGTTTTCctcagcagcaaaagaaaatgatcaatattatgaaaactgtttttctatttttatatttacatcaggcctcattttatttcaccttCCAGTAGACTGTGAAGCCTCTAcgttcatgttgatgttgtcGTCATTCCAGCGATCATATTGGACGCTCCCACCACTGTTGGAGTCCATGTTggaagttttactttttctctgaGATTTATCTGCTGGAATCACTGCTCACTGTTCAACACATATACTCTGTGCTGGGACACAGTGAGTTGTCTGCAGGTagataaaaataagattaaggCACATTCACAACAGCCAAAGAAACTAGCTACTGTTTAAAGAGTGTTATTTCTATGAATACATTATGAGGTATAtagatttaaatgtgtttaataaagtttaaaaatatgtttttatcatcCATGTTAATTAATAAGCCCAGAAGCTAAATCAGACCCAGTGACTGAAATAATGTGATTCAGAAAGCAGTGTCTAATGATTAAGGACTTAGTCAAGATTATTCAAATAACAGTTTCACTCACCTGTAGGAGTCTGAAACAAGCTGCTTAGAAAGCTCAGCTCTCCAACACGTTCAAATcccagactgacacagacaatCATGCTTCCTGCTCCATAAGAATCCTTGACCACGGAGGTCAGCCTACCATAAATCTACTGGCTGTAATCCAGCTGATGTCTTTCACCTCATTATATGACACATTCTCAGTGATAAAGGCCTCTGTAAGTACTGTGTGGTCTCCGGTTTCATCACATCCTGAGCAGATAGTGGAgtgcaaagtaaaaataattacGAAACTTGGGAATGTAAAGAAATCCTGCAATGTTTGATTTGGCCTTTATATGTTCAGacacaattcaatttaattcagaGTTGTACATTAGAAACAAAGACTTCAGTTTGCTTACATTTCGTTTTTAGTTTGTTGTAAAGGATAACATAAAAAGATTGTTGTCAAAAGCCATATATTAACATTGCGCTCCAGGTATTACTTGCAACAGCGCCTGCTGTTGAGAATTTAGATGTTGTTGGAAAAGTGGGAAATCTTTGAAAACAAAGAtttactattatattatattatattacatcacattacattacattacattatattatattatattatattatattatattatattatattatattatattatattatattatattatattatattatattatattatattatataggaAGTAATTGTTTGACACCGGAAGTGCAACAGACGTTACGGACGTATTCAAACTTCCGGTGTGCAATAATACCGCTGCGCGTATTTCAGGTTGGTTTAACTGTTTCACCCGCTGGGCCAATAATACCACTGTCTGTTGTATTTAGGCTTTTAATTTGATCTACGGTCGCCGATATACTCTGGCATATTAACAAGTGTAATCAATATATGAGTCATTTCTTTCAGCACCGTGTAGTTGCCTATGGAAGTTGTTTGGCAATAGTCGCCCATGCTACTTTTCGATAGCTAACGTTTGCTAGCTTACGTATTAGCATCGTCCGTTTGATTCTCCACACACCGGAGGCTTAGACGCACAATTTTTTTTGACCGTTTTCCTACCCGTGTTGCTactcaaatgaaataaagacaaactctATTTAAGATAACGTTAGTAGAACTAGAGCAAGTGCGCTAAATGTGATTGATTAACACCTACTCTGTGGTAGATAAGAATCACTAGTGATTTCTAAGGTCTCACAGCTTTAGCAAAGGTAGCCAGATGTTCTTTAATTTTGACAgttaacattaaaattaaatggaTGATTAATTGTTGAATTCGCGACCTACCAGTGCAAAGATCTTCTGTCGTAGATGTATTTCAACTTTCAGTCGCTTATGTTTTATGCAACACCGTTCATGATGGAAGTAAATGAGCCCGCTGTGTTGCTTGTGTCTTTGTGATGTGAATCAGGCGGTGGAGAGTGGACGCTGATGGGGGACGAAAAGGAGACCTGGAAAGTTAAAACTCTTGACGAAATCCTACTTGAGAAGAAACGCAGAAGAGAATTAGAGGAGAAAAGTGATCAGAAGCATCAGAAAAATGTAAAGTCATATCGACATTACACATGCGCAATGATGgtattaaaaacaatttttagCTTTCTATTGTATCTGTTGTATAAAATAGGATTCTTATTAATGCATACATTGTAAAGAAAAGTCTAAGCTTATGCGTTTATTTGTATTGCAAATGATTTCTCTCCTGCTCTAATCACAAATTCTGCCCTTCTTGCATAGTTCACACAGGGACTTGTTCCACAGGCGGATGATCGGGAAGCCAAACGAGATACTCCGGAGGAAGGAGAACTTCAGGATCAAAGAATGGAAATAACAATCCGTAATTCCCCGTACACACGGGAAGACTCAACAGAAGACAGGTATGTGGACCTGTAGTAAACCAACGTGAGGAAATTCGTACAcatataattcatttattttataaccGTTGTCTGTTTTAAGtcttatgttgttgtttttttttttgctcgtaccagaggagaagaagatgaatcATTAGCAATCAAGCCTCCACAGCAGATAGCGAGGAAGGATAAGTCTCACcacagaaaggaggagaagagaaaagataAGAGACGTCATCGCAGTCACTCTGCTGAAGGAGGTTTGGAAGtgatactgaaataaaaaaacattatttacagtTGACTACTCCATGCTGGGTACTTTTTCATATCTGCTTCCTCCCCTCATGTATACAGCAGGGAAACATGCACGGCccaaagataaagaaaaagagcGAGAGAGCGATCGCAGGAAGCGTCAGTGGGAAGAAGACAAAGCCAGGCGAGACTGGGAAAGGCAAAAACGAAGGGAGCAGGCCAGAGCTCATTCACGTAGAGAAAGGTGAGCATCAACATTCTGaagtataaatattaaataatgtcATGTTAGCTTGACACAgataaatgtattaatattaatacatacatacatattattaATTTGAGTATGGCCAGTGTATGTTTCCAAAAGGTAATAACTACTTTTTCGGATCGGAACTTCtgtccagtgtttttttttccacaagtaTGTTTCTGTAAGTGTACATGTGATGTACTGCTCTTTCCTCATTGAAGTCTTAAAGGTCAcataaataatgcaaactgaAGGAGAAATTGTAAATTCATTGTAAACCTCCAGTGTGTAGGATCTAGGCGACTCTACTTACagaaattaaatctaaattccctcttcatgtttttcattaatgTGTTGTCAATTGAAAATAAGTTTTTAGAACAGTATTGCTATGCAAGAGGCTTTGAGATGGATGTAGTCTGCAACCTTACCACCAGATGCCGCTtaatcctacacactggtcctttcactaactaactaaataaaacagtgactttTGGTGAACTTTTGGTTATCTAAACAGACCTCAAGTGGACTCTACTGGGGTTTTTTTGGACCACAGGGACCGGCTGGAGCAGCTGGAGCGACAGCGCGAACGTGACCGAAAGCTGCGTGAACAGCAAAAAGAGCAACGAGAGCTTAAGGAGCGAGAGAGGAGGGCGGAAGAGCGACGCAACGAAAGAGGTTCCAGACGGGAAGGTCAGTGAATGTTATACTCGCTCGGAAAAAACATACAGCTTCTCTCTAGGAAGACTAAACACACTTCTTCTAGTtctgtaaataaaccacaaacacaagaaTACATAATTTTCTAGTAATTTTGGCAAATAAGATTTATTTGTCAATTGATTTGAACCACTAACCAGGTTCAATGTCCCACCACCATTCATAcagtttctgattctgaaacaatgaaattatGATGTAAAATCTGCAGTAATTAACAAGAACCCCTTTGTTTTCAGTGCCATCTCATCATCGGATGCTACCTGAGGAGTATGatgacaaaccaaaacaaagtcaCCGCAGCCGTAGTCCCACTCGTGCCCCACGGGACAGGTCTGATCACGGCGAACCCCGGAAAAGTACAGGTGAGTTTACCATCATATCTTCATTTCCAGAATATATGTTTGTTTACGTACATATGTCCGTTTAACATATACTATGTGTTCTTCTTCAGCATTAAAGGAGGAGAAACCAGAGCTCAAAGACCTGCTTGCTGACCTTCAGGACATCAGTGACAGCGAAAGGAAGTCAAGCACTGCAGAATCTTCCATAGGTAATGGATGATATAACCTCCATTTTTAGCAGATAAGAGAACTCTACAGCAACTCTACATTATCAGTATTAAATGGGCAATTATCCTTGGGAAGCTTAATATATTTgaggcaaaaaaagacaaaaacaacctaAAACCATTttgggtagaaaaaaaacaacacgtcagacaaaaaacaaccattaacacactaagaaCAACCCaaaaaggttattcttcacGGAGCCAAGTAAGTGAAAACTGCTCCTGTGTCTTTTCCATCTCATTTAGCATCGGGATCAGGctcggaggaagaggaggaagaggaggaggacgaagaggagtcCAGCAGCCAGAGTGAAGGcgaagaaggggaagaagagggGGAGTCTGTTTCAGGCTCAGGAAGGTCGGAGCAAAGTGCAGGTAAAGGTTTTTTCTGCTCTACTGCTGTGACTGAGTCAAGACCAATGATGCACCATAACAGCCTAAACACTGACTTTCTCTTTTCAGAGGATGTGAGTGAAGATGAGCAGTCAGAAGAAGAGTttgaagaggagagggaaaatGGAAATCACATACCTGCAGGTGAGGAAAGCTCTGATGTCAACAGTGATGATTGTGtaggacaggggtcttcaacgtttatCGGGCCAAGGGCctctaaactgatggagagattaggtagggaccctctacccatatgtgttctatatcaaacttggcctagtgctatttataaatatgcattattataataataataattttgcattcaatatgaagctcttccttatccctttactgaaatatgttgcattaatttaatgtgtatttaaagaaattgaaatttgtgggggatcaaccaaagattttctgaCCCCTCTAtggtacctccacagaccccttgTTGACAACCTGTGGTGTAGGAGATATATTACCATAACTTAGAAGTTTGgactattgttattattattgttatacaCACTATCTACTTTATGTGAGCAAGGTAGTCAAAACACAAACCTTACAACTGAAGAAGATGGCTGCTTGCAGAGTAACAGTCGATACATCGAACAAAACCTGAATATGAGATTCAATCttgatctggaaaaaaaatcagcatctTATCTTCATCAGCTGTGCCATAAAAACCTTTTAAGTTGTAAAGGAAGTTTcatttcttccatctttatgaTCTTAATGTCCATCAGAGACTCAATAATTGATCAGATAATTAAATATTGGAagcaaaatatttaaagaggACATACTTACCAACGCAAAACCCTACCCTAAAACTCTTAGTGCCAGAGTCCCGTTTTGACCACGACTCAGAGGAGAGTGGTGAAGACatggaagatgaagaagaagaagaggaggatgatgaagcAGGAGATGGTGACCCCACCCCTCAGTCTCAAACTCATTCTCGCTCCCCCACTCCTGAGGAGAACTATATCCCCGACTCTCCCCCGATTTCTCCCgtggagctgaagaaggagctACCCAAGTATCTCCCAGCTTTACAGGTTGGTGGCAACGTGACTCAAATACTCTGTTTAGGAGCTACAAATGATGCCTTGGCAAATGCATAATCTGGTGTTGGGTTTCATGTTGTCTTCAGGGTTGCCGCAGTGTTGAGGAATTTCAGTGTCTGAACCGAATAGAGGAGGGAACCTACGGTGTTGTGTACAGGGCCAAGGACAAAAAAACTggtatgaaaataaacacataaatctaTTTGCATTTAGGGTAGGTGTGTACTGATCAAATGATTAATGCAATGCCATGTTTCCAGATGAGATTGTCGCCCTGAAAAGGctgaagatggagaaggagaaggagggctTTCCCATCACATCCTTACGAGAAATCAATACGATCCTGAAAGCTCAGCATCCAAACATCGTCACAGTGAGGGTGAGAcaacttattttaaaatatctgtttAGGTAcagggatgtcacgattacagttttccttagtacgattattgtcagagaatttatcacaATATTacgataatcacgattattttgCGTCGATTGATTTCACAACTATATTCATATGTTAAACCACATGAACACTCCTTTGTggtcttaaagtttcctttatttctatcttttgatTCTAAAATATAAGtttattactaattatatgacccaatatttgtatttgtatatttaagcATCTGTTTATATAGGACTAATCATTAATCCCCAGGACAattgtttaaatcatttaagTCATCAATTGTCATCTATACCAgatgtttaagtttatttttaataattttaataataatatgataatataaCATATCTGttattttggttaatttattttatgtttaaattacaatgacataaattagtaaaacatgaaacagactAGAAGCACAAGTGTACAAGCACTGGATCGAGCTGGAAGCACAAGCCCAACGTTTATGCAAAAGGAGGTAATGCTAAATGTTCACTGACTGAGTGAGGACCTTGACTACATGGCGCTTTCTTCTACACGTCACTGCACAGACACATTGTAGACACTGACACTGAGACTGTCcgacaacaagaaaaaaaagaaaggaaaaaaacgaTCGACCTCACGCTGCACTGAAAGGCGAACCAGTGTCGTACTCGTACACGATTCTTTGCAAATAACATGCTAACGTTTAATTTCCTACTAATTCAGTGCAATGTTAGAAGAACATGTTAATGTTACTTACCTTTATTTTGGCATACAAAGTTGGGTGGTTGTTCCACAGGTGGTGAAACATATGagatgtgtttcctcctttgacTGACTTTTATAACATGTTTTACATGTTGGCAAGACGTCCTCAAAAACGACACCCTGGTCGTTTTACCTGTATCCAAAATATTCCCACACTGCTGATTTGACACGTTTGGTCGGGGGGAATACCTCTTCTGCCATTTTTCCCACGCATGCCTCACATCATAACTTGCAgggaccaaaacaaagcaacacaagCGGGCGCGGCAACACGTGGTGTATTCCTGACAGTTCAGGAAACGTAACAATCAATTAATCGTAGCATTTAGTACCGCAATTAATTGTGAAATCaagtaatcgtgacatccctaaTTAAGATTTTAATAGAAAGGTGTTCAGTCAAATTTTCCTTTTCCCCCAC harbors:
- the cdk11b gene encoding cyclin-dependent kinase 11B isoform X3, with product MGDEKETWKVKTLDEILLEKKRRRELEEKSDQKHQKNVKSYRHYTCAMMFTQGLVPQADDREAKRDTPEEGELQDQRMEITIRNSPYTREDSTEDRGEEDESLAIKPPQQIARKDKSHHRKEEKRKDKRRHRSHSAEGAGKHARPKDKEKERESDRRKRQWEEDKARRDWERQKRREQARAHSRRERDRLEQLERQRERDRKLREQQKEQRELKERERRAEERRNERGSRREVPSHHRMLPEEYDDKPKQSHRSRSPTRAPRDRSDHGEPRKSTALKEEKPELKDLLADLQDISDSERKSSTAESSIASGSGSEEEEEEEEDEEESSSQSEGEEGEEEGESVSGSGRSEQSAEDVSEDEQSEEEFEEERENGNHIPAVPESRFDHDSEESGEDMEDEEEEEEDDEAGDGDPTPQSQTHSRSPTPEENYIPDSPPISPVELKKELPKYLPALQGCRSVEEFQCLNRIEEGTYGVVYRAKDKKTDEIVALKRLKMEKEKEGFPITSLREINTILKAQHPNIVTVREIVVGSNMDKIYIVMNYVEHDLKSLMETMKQPFLPGEVKTLMIQLLRGVRHLHDNWILHRDLKTSNLLLSHKGILKIGDFGLAREYGSPLKPYTPVVVTLWYRSPELLLGAKEYSTAVDMWSVGCIFGELLTQKPLFPGKSEIDQINKIFKDLGSPSEKIWPGYSELPAVKKMTFTEYPYNNLRKRFGALLSDQGFDLMNKFLTYCPSKRILSDEALKHEYFRETPLPIDPSMFPTWPAKSEQQRVKRGTSPRPPEGGLGYSQLGDDDLKDTGFHLTTSNQGASAVGPGFSLKF
- the cdk11b gene encoding cyclin-dependent kinase 11B isoform X1 yields the protein MGDEKETWKVKTLDEILLEKKRRRELEEKSDQKHQKNVKSYRHYTCAMMFTQGLVPQADDREAKRDTPEEGELQDQRMEITIRNSPYTREDSTEDRGEEDESLAIKPPQQIARKDKSHHRKEEKRKDKRRHRSHSAEGAGKHARPKDKEKERESDRRKRQWEEDKARRDWERQKRREQARAHSRRERPQVDSTGVFLDHRDRLEQLERQRERDRKLREQQKEQRELKERERRAEERRNERGSRREVPSHHRMLPEEYDDKPKQSHRSRSPTRAPRDRSDHGEPRKSTALKEEKPELKDLLADLQDISDSERKSSTAESSIASGSGSEEEEEEEEDEEESSSQSEGEEGEEEGESVSGSGRSEQSAEDVSEDEQSEEEFEEERENGNHIPAVPESRFDHDSEESGEDMEDEEEEEEDDEAGDGDPTPQSQTHSRSPTPEENYIPDSPPISPVELKKELPKYLPALQGCRSVEEFQCLNRIEEGTYGVVYRAKDKKTDEIVALKRLKMEKEKEGFPITSLREINTILKAQHPNIVTVREIVVGSNMDKIYIVMNYVEHDLKSLMETMKQPFLPGEVKTLMIQLLRGVRHLHDNWILHRDLKTSNLLLSHKGILKIGDFGLAREYGSPLKPYTPVVVTLWYRSPELLLGAKEYSTAVDMWSVGCIFGELLTQKPLFPGKSEIDQINKIFKDLGSPSEKIWPGYSELPAVKKMTFTEYPYNNLRKRFGALLSDQGFDLMNKFLTYCPSKRILSDEALKHEYFRETPLPIDPSMFPTWPAKSEQQRVKRGTSPRPPEGGLGYSQLGDDDLKDTGFHLTTSNQGASAVGPGFSLKF
- the cdk11b gene encoding cyclin-dependent kinase 11B isoform X2 yields the protein MGDEKETWKVKTLDEILLEKKRRRELEEKSDQKHQKNFTQGLVPQADDREAKRDTPEEGELQDQRMEITIRNSPYTREDSTEDRGEEDESLAIKPPQQIARKDKSHHRKEEKRKDKRRHRSHSAEGAGKHARPKDKEKERESDRRKRQWEEDKARRDWERQKRREQARAHSRRERPQVDSTGVFLDHRDRLEQLERQRERDRKLREQQKEQRELKERERRAEERRNERGSRREVPSHHRMLPEEYDDKPKQSHRSRSPTRAPRDRSDHGEPRKSTALKEEKPELKDLLADLQDISDSERKSSTAESSIASGSGSEEEEEEEEDEEESSSQSEGEEGEEEGESVSGSGRSEQSAEDVSEDEQSEEEFEEERENGNHIPAVPESRFDHDSEESGEDMEDEEEEEEDDEAGDGDPTPQSQTHSRSPTPEENYIPDSPPISPVELKKELPKYLPALQGCRSVEEFQCLNRIEEGTYGVVYRAKDKKTDEIVALKRLKMEKEKEGFPITSLREINTILKAQHPNIVTVREIVVGSNMDKIYIVMNYVEHDLKSLMETMKQPFLPGEVKTLMIQLLRGVRHLHDNWILHRDLKTSNLLLSHKGILKIGDFGLAREYGSPLKPYTPVVVTLWYRSPELLLGAKEYSTAVDMWSVGCIFGELLTQKPLFPGKSEIDQINKIFKDLGSPSEKIWPGYSELPAVKKMTFTEYPYNNLRKRFGALLSDQGFDLMNKFLTYCPSKRILSDEALKHEYFRETPLPIDPSMFPTWPAKSEQQRVKRGTSPRPPEGGLGYSQLGDDDLKDTGFHLTTSNQGASAVGPGFSLKF